A portion of the Daphnia magna isolate NIES linkage group LG4, ASM2063170v1.1, whole genome shotgun sequence genome contains these proteins:
- the LOC116921926 gene encoding histone H2A: MSGRGKGGKVKGKSKTRSSRAGLQFPVGRIHRMLRKGSYAERVGAGAPVYLAAVMEYLAAEVLELAGNAARDNKKTRIIPRHLQLAIRNDEELNKLLSGVTIAQGGVLPNIQAVLLPKKTEKPAKA, from the coding sequence ATGTCTGGTCGTGGTAAAGGAGGCAAAGTAAAGGGAAAGTCAAAGACCCGCTCAAGCAGAGCTGGACTTCAATTTCCCGTCGGTCGTATCCACCGAATGCTCCGTAAAGGCTCGTACGCTGAACGTGTCGGTGCTGGCGCCCCTGTATATTTGGCTGCTGTCATGGAGTACTTGGCCGCTGAGGTACTTGAGTTGGCTGGAAACGCAGCTCGTGACAACAAGAAGACGCGTATCATCCCTCGCCACTTGCAATTGGCAATCCGCAACGACGAAGAATTGAACAAACTTCTCTCTGGTGTCACCATCGCTCAGGGCGGTGTTCTACCCAACATCCAGGCTGTTCTCTTGCCCAAGAAGACCGAAAAGCCCGCCAAGGCCTAA
- the LOC116921917 gene encoding dnaJ homolog subfamily C member 9, with translation MKSLTELCDKHFNCTSLYDVLGVDRDVGDAAIKRAYYKKSLKVHPDRVNEDEKENATEKFQTLSKVYSILGDQEKRRIYDETGCVDDDDFLKGDVNWEDYWRLLFKKVTEQDITEFENKYKGSEEETLDVKQLYERYKGDMDNIMSSVLCATTEDEPRIRDIIQKMVDNDEVPSYKAFTSEPKKKRDARKKKGEREAKMAEKMAEELGLTNSLDGSEDSLRSLIQKRNMDRAASANNFFSALEAKYGGKTSKKQSTSKRKEKNESNDDSEEEEVLPQRSKKGRVSKK, from the exons ATGAAAAGCTTAACTGAGCTGTGTGATAAGCATTTTAATTGCACTTCCCTATATGATGTGTTAGGAGTAGATAGAGATGTTGGTGATGCAGCAA tAAAAAGAGCATACTACAAAAAATCACTAAAAGTTCATCCTGACAGAGTcaatgaagatgaaaaggaaaatgcTACAGAAAAGTTTCAAACTCTTAGTAAAGTGTATTCAATCTTGGGTGATCAGGAAAAACGCAGAATCTATGATGAAACAG GATGTGTTGATGACGATGACTTCTTGAAGGGTGATGTGAACTGGGAAGATTATTGGAGActtcttttcaaaaaagtaACAGAGCAAGATATTAcagaatttgaaaataaatacaaagGGTCTGAAGAAGAAACTTTGGATGTAAAACAACTTTATGAGCGTTACAAG GGAGATATGGACAATATTATGAGCTCAGTTTTATGTGCCACGACTGAAGATGAACCGAGAATTCGAGATATTATTCAGAAAATGGTAGATAATGATGAGGTACCCAGCTACAAAGCCTTTACTTCTGAACCGAAGAAAAAGCGAGACgctcgaaaaaagaaaggcgaaCGCGAAGCCAAAATGGCAGAAAAAATGGCCGAAGAATTGGGCCTTACGAATTCTTTAGATGG AAGTGAAGACAGTCTCCGATCATTAATTCAAAAGAGGAACATGGATAGAGCCGCATCAGCGAACAATTTTTTCAGTGCTCTTGAGGCTAAGTATGGAGGTAAAACTTCCAAGAAACAAAGCactagcaaaagaaaagagaaaaacgaaagCAATGATGatagtgaagaagaagaagtgtTGCCTCAAAGAAGCAAGAAAGGAAGGGTctcaaaaaaatga
- the LOC123471268 gene encoding histone H2B.1/H2B.2-like — protein MPPKVSGKAAKKAGKAQKNIVKGDKKKKRKRKESYAIYIYKVLKQVHPDTGISSKAMTIMNSFVNDIFERIAGESSRLAHYNKRSTITSREIQTAVRLLLPGELAKHAVSEGTKAVTKYTSTK, from the coding sequence atgccccCCAAGGTCAGTGGAAAAGCAGCAAAAAAGGCCGGCAAAGCTCAGAAGAACATTGTTAAAggagacaaaaagaaaaagcgcaAGAGAAAGGAGAGCTACGCTATCTACATCTACAAAGTGTTGAAGCAGGTCCACCCCGACACTGGCATCTCCTCCAAAGCCATGACGATCATGAATAGCTTCGTCAACGACATCTTTGAGCGCATTGCTGGAGAATCTTCTCGTCTTGCTCACTACAACAAGAGATCTACCATCACGAGCCGCGAAATTCAAACGGCTGTGCGTTTACTATTGCCGGGAGAATTGGCCAAACACGCCGTGTCTGAAGGCACCAAAGCTGTGACCAAGTACACCAGTACCAAATAA
- the LOC116921923 gene encoding histone H3, with amino-acid sequence MARTKQTARKSTGGKAPRKQLATKAARKSAPATGGVKKPHRYRPGTVALREIRRYQKSTELLIRKLPFQRLVREIAQDFKTDLRFQSSAVMALQEASEAYLVGLFEDTNLCAIHAKRVTIMPKDIQLARRIRGERA; translated from the coding sequence ATGGCTCGCACAAAGCAGACTGCTCGCAAATCTACCGGTGGCAAAGCTCCCCGCAAACAGTTGGCCACGAAGGCTGCTCGTAAGAGTGCCCCAGCCACTGGCGGTGTCAAGAAACCCCATCGATATCGCCCCGGTACCGTCGCTCTTCGAGAGATTCGCCGTTACCAGAAGTCGACTGAGCTTCTGATCCGCAAGTTGCCCTTCCAGCGCTTGGTCAGAGAAATCGCCCAAGATTTCAAGACCGATTTGCGCTTCCAGAGTTCGGCCGTCATGGCGTTGCAGGAGGCAAGCGAGGCCTACTTGGTTGGGCTTTTCGAAGACACCAACTTGTGTGCCATCCACGCCAAGCGAGTCACCATCATGCCCAAGGACATCCAACTTGCCCGTCGTATTCGTGGCGAACGTGCCTAA
- the LOC116921913 gene encoding ribonucleases P/MRP protein subunit POP1 gives MTDNKYKMVGNVPSDISVVRFATVRAQEIVALTKMIENPQTTKLIFQKLPCHMRRRAMSHNPNRMPRLLREAHKSQMAKSGPALKPKRPRRKYRRRPSRLLEEYKKRSSKMSWLETHLWHAKRFHMTAKWGYRLPEKSCARGHRFCHRSVAEHCLLVDISYLCCIEIQGPQNAIIPELAPLCDPKTGPTFGASSFLNGTREGRVTIFQRNSFSRGPIGLVTFLWRHGETPDMRTLWIWCHPAFYEQFLVELNSSYGSNSDSLIEQTKIKITLNKGKLNRFRLRGPFAHSVISNLLDKEIRKVFIASQSPGFVAGVDVRDPRMILPQSRVKEHTSMPSQCETVITSRSRLWDASVRDQIAQVRTSFPDYVVNGRRSQLLVPGSELPLQPEEIPIPLLIVNASHESSDFVPGCDVIFPAGWATAFWLALIYSGGHAGGLKDVESMNFEYQICSDLCLEVDSNAGKTAAAEQKVKLMEDYFRKPPKTRTNFIKLATPFPFSIDWNRLLIDWGYQVEQGFTVLRDKKLLNTLSLNNQNLLSELTFSYPQLVAVTIRLKHGSPRDFSMICLPKMDDKFNSPINEPIHQDPGAKERKILRQQHSSQLKTLAKKRKESRSSDDKVKDFCSDAVIAIHKEKMRSLWLPPSCNLKTSYVRPVIGFVTKGDFGLSEGKGIGRGYIVIRSVPQISASLVLVRNPGTSLYMWAEIALC, from the exons ATGACTGATAACAAATATAAAATGGTGGGCAACGTTCCTTCAGATATATCTGTTGTTCGATTTGCTACTGTAAGAGCTCAAGAAATTGTTGCACTTACCAAAATGATAG AAAATCCACAAACTACAAAGCttatatttcaaaaacttcCATGTCATATGAGAAGAAGAGCAATGAGCCATAATCCTAACAGAATGCCAAGACTTCTAAGAGAGGCACACAAGTCACAA ATGGCAAAAAGTGGTCCCGCTTTAAAGCCAAAAAGGCCTAGAAGGAAATATCGACGGAGACCAAGCAGACTCCTTGAAGAATATAAGAAACGGTCAAGCAAAATGTCTTGGCTTGAAACACACCTGTGGCATGCCAAAAG GTTTCATATGACTGCCAAATGGGGCTACCGTCTTCCTGAAAAGTCTTGTGCTCGTGGACACAGATTCTGTCACCGTTCAGTAGCTGAGCATTGCTTACTTGTG GATATATCATACTTGTGTTGCATTGAAATACAAGGTCCTCAGAATGCAATCATTCCTGAGCTTGCTCCACTTTGTGATCCTAAAACTGGCCCTACCTTTGGcgcttcttcttttctaaATGGAACTCGGGAAGGTCGAGTAAcgatttttcaaagaaataGCTTCTCACGCGGCCCCATAGGCTTAGTGACCTTTTTGTGGCGACACGGAGAAACACCTGATATGAGGACCTTGTGGATATGGTGCCACCCAGCGTTCTATGAACAGTTTTTGGTGGAGCTCAATTCTAGTTATGGATCCAACTCAGACTCATTAATTGAGCAAACCAAGATTAAGATCACCTTGAACAAAGGGAAGTTAAATCGATTTAGACTGCGAGGACCCTTCGCACATTCCGTCATATCAAATCTACTTGATAAAGAGATCCGAAAGGTTTTTATTGCATCTCAGTCCCCTGGATTTGTCGCCGGTGTAGACGTCAGAGATCCTCGTATGATTCTTCCACAATCTCGGGTTAAAGAGCACACATCCATGCCATCCCAATGTGAAACCGTAATAACGAGCAGAAGTAGATTATGGGATGCCAGCGTTCGAGATCAAATTGCTCAGGTACGGACTTCTTTCCCTGACTATGTTGTCAATGGCCGGCGCAGTCAGTTACTGGTTCCTGGATCTGAACTACCCCTCCAACCAGAAGAGATTCCAATACCACTGTTAATTGTGAATGCATCTCACGAGAGTAGCG aTTTCGTCCCTGGTTGTGACGTGATTTTCCCGGCTGGATGGGCTACAGCCTTCTGGCTTGCACTGATTTATAGTGGAGGGCATGCGGGAGGCCTGAAAGATGTGGAAAGCATGAATTTTGAATACCAAATTTGTAGTGATCTCTGCCTAGAGGTGGATAGTAACGCTGGAAAGACTGCGGCTGCTGAACAGAAAGTCAAGCTTATGGAAGATTACTTTCGTAAACCACCTAAAACTAGAACCAACTTCATAAAATTAGCGACTCCGTTTCCCTTCAGTATCGACTGGAATCGTCTCTTAATAGACTGGGGTTATCAAGTGGAGCAAGGTTTCACTGTGCTACGTGACAAGAAGTTGCTGAACACGTTATCTCtgaataatcaaaatttactATCGGAATTAACCTTCTCCTACCCGCAGTTGGTGGCTGTCACAATTCGGTTGAAACATGGTTCACCCCGTGATTTTTCAATGATCTGCTTACCGAAAATGGATGACAAATTCAACTCACCAATTAATGAACCTATTCATCAGGATCCAGGTGCCAAAGAACGGAAGATATTGCGTCAGCAGCACAGTTCACAGTTAAAAACTCTTGccaagaagagaaaagaaagtcGAAGTTCAGATGACAAAGTTAAAGATTTCTGTAGTGACGCTGTAATTGctattcataaggaaaaaatgcGTTCGTTATGGTTACCACCGTCttgcaatttaaaaacttcCTATGTACGGCCGGTAATAGGCTTCGTTACCAAGGGAGATTTCGGCCTCAGTGAGGGAAAAGGTATTGGTCGTGGATACATAGTCATTCGTTCCGTTCCACAGATTTCTGCATCACTTGTGTTGGTTCGAAATCCTGGAACGAGTTTGTATATGTGGGCCGAAATTGCATTGTGTTAA
- the LOC116921930 gene encoding histone H4 has product MTGRGKGGKGLGKGGAKRHRKVLRDNIQGITKPAIRRLARRGGVKRISGLIYEETRGVLKVFLENVIRDAVTYTEHAKRKTVTAMDVVYALKRQGRTLYGFGG; this is encoded by the coding sequence ATGACTGGTCGAGGTAAAGGAGGCAAAGGACTCGGTAAAGGAGGCGCGAAACGCCATCGCAAAGTTCTACGTGACAACATTCAAGGTATCACCAAGCCGGCCATTCGTCGTCTTGCCCGCCGAGGCGGTGTCAAGCGTATTTCTGGTCTCATCTACGAAGAGACCCGTGGTGTTTTGAAGGTGTTCCTTGAGAACGTCATTCGTGACGCTGTTACGTACACCGAACACGCCAAGAGGAAGACCGTGACTGCCATGGATGTCGTATACGCCTTGAAACGCCAGGGTCGCACTCTGTATGGTTTCGGCGGTTAG
- the LOC116921919 gene encoding dnaJ homolog subfamily C member 9, with protein sequence MELTKICAKYFHCSNLYEVFGIDKNADRRSLKKAYFKRSLRYHPGFVSERSQTDHEASEKFKTLFKTYSILSDYERKWVYDTTRCVWLDEELLRHDFDWVGHWRLTFKKANDQAIISFLNKYRGSQEETADIKQLFRLYKGNVPKIMNIVLCSTPEDENRIQDIVQFIISAYNPYPVKHTEEKKSVKRNALSEENPKNKRHREL encoded by the exons ATGGAGCTCACAAAAATATGTGCTAAATATTTCCACTGCTCCAATCTCTATGAGGTTTTTGGAATCGATAAAAATGCAGATAGAAGATCAC tAAAGAAAGCATATTTCAAACGCTCTTTGAGATATCATCCTGGTTTTGTGAGTGAGAGAAGCCAAACTGACCATGAAGCttctgaaaaatttaaaacccTTTTTAAAACATACTCCATTTTAAGTGATTATGAAAGGAAATGGGTGTATGATACAACAC gttgTGTCTGGCTAGATGAAGAACTTTTGAGACATGATTTTGATTGGGTTGGTCACTGGAGGCTTACTTTTAAAAAAGCAAATGATCAAgccatcatttcttttctaaataAGTATAGAGGTTCTCAAGAGGAAACTGCCGATATCAAGCAACTCTTTAGGCTCTACAAAGGCAATGTTccaaaaataatgaatataGTTCTGTGTAGTACTCCTGaagatgaaaacagaatcCAGGACATTGTTCAATTCATAATTAGCGCATATAACCCTTATCCAGTAAAACAtacagaagagaaaaaatcaGTTAAACGTAATGCTCTCAGTGAAGAAAACCCAAAAAATAAGAGGCATAGAGAGCTCTGA